Proteins encoded within one genomic window of Gimesia chilikensis:
- a CDS encoding glycoside hydrolase family 71/99-like protein: MNRSAAACILLLVILLTCLVQPLAAQDEKNVQPVDPGTLTGKVMVGYQGWFNCPEDGSGLGWKHWARLGHRQFGPGNVTVDLWPDVSELDADERYATGFRRADGSRAEVFSSANRKTVLRHFRWMQEYGIDGAFLQRFASGLSNARLLQNKNLVLNHVREGARESGRTFAVMYDLSGLQAGEVERVFDDWTELREIQRVAEDTQYQRHNGKPLVAVWGVGFSDNRPYSLQECYELVKLFKRNGCAVMLGVPSYWREGTRDAVDDPLLKEIIKAADVISPWTVGRYRSPKEADRHAEQVWQPDQRWCAEAGLDFLPVAFPGFSWHNLHGGELNQIPRRKGDFLWSQIKAAGRIGCGMLYIAMFDEVDEATAIFKCTNHPPTGNGGKFVTYEGLPSDHYLKLAGKASRLLKGEPETVAVKKQDERRLLIGYGEGVLELDGQNDIVWHYQQPGIETVYDAWKLPNGNVLFAHRFGVREVNQAKETVWDYKVPPIKGKQEINSCQPLGDGKVLILDCGNQKLLEVDRQQNVTLSIDLPDGGKNVHNRYMQARKTPQGTYLISYRDNKVILELDSKGKEVWRYKLNENDRAFTAIRLENGRTLIPCITSYRIIEVDPEGKITWELDKRDDLGFELLYPVGVQVRNNGNLVVINSDYHHRKGMDNDVQAFEITRDKRVLWKLMKTDLEEDGKVPVVERGTKMPLHHLLSIQVLGEPAGLK; encoded by the coding sequence ATGAATCGAAGCGCTGCTGCCTGTATTTTGCTGCTGGTAATTCTACTGACCTGCCTGGTACAACCGCTGGCTGCTCAGGATGAGAAGAATGTGCAGCCGGTCGATCCCGGGACGTTAACCGGAAAAGTCATGGTGGGTTACCAGGGTTGGTTTAACTGTCCGGAGGATGGCTCCGGGTTGGGCTGGAAGCACTGGGCCCGGCTGGGGCATCGACAATTCGGTCCGGGAAATGTGACCGTGGATCTGTGGCCCGATGTTTCGGAACTGGACGCCGATGAACGCTATGCGACCGGATTTCGCCGTGCAGACGGCAGCCGGGCGGAAGTTTTCAGCAGTGCGAATCGTAAAACCGTGTTGCGACATTTTCGCTGGATGCAGGAATACGGGATCGATGGGGCCTTTCTGCAACGGTTTGCTTCCGGGCTGTCGAATGCGAGATTGCTTCAGAATAAGAACCTGGTGTTGAACCATGTACGCGAGGGGGCCAGAGAGTCGGGACGCACGTTCGCCGTGATGTATGACCTGAGTGGTCTGCAGGCAGGAGAGGTTGAGCGGGTCTTTGATGACTGGACGGAACTGCGCGAGATCCAGCGGGTGGCTGAGGATACTCAGTACCAGCGGCACAATGGAAAACCGCTGGTCGCGGTGTGGGGTGTCGGCTTCAGTGACAATCGGCCGTATTCGCTCCAGGAATGTTATGAACTGGTGAAACTGTTCAAGAGGAACGGCTGCGCGGTGATGCTGGGGGTTCCTTCCTACTGGCGCGAGGGGACGCGGGACGCGGTGGACGATCCGCTGCTCAAGGAGATTATCAAAGCCGCTGATGTAATCAGCCCCTGGACGGTGGGCCGCTATCGAAGTCCCAAAGAGGCTGATCGGCATGCGGAACAGGTCTGGCAGCCGGACCAACGGTGGTGCGCAGAGGCGGGACTTGACTTCCTGCCGGTTGCGTTCCCGGGATTCAGCTGGCACAACCTGCACGGCGGGGAACTGAATCAGATTCCGCGGCGGAAAGGGGATTTCCTCTGGTCCCAGATCAAGGCGGCGGGGCGGATTGGCTGTGGGATGCTGTATATCGCGATGTTCGATGAAGTAGACGAAGCGACGGCGATTTTCAAATGTACCAATCACCCGCCGACCGGGAACGGGGGCAAGTTTGTCACGTACGAAGGGTTGCCCAGCGATCATTATCTCAAGCTGGCCGGCAAGGCGAGTCGGCTGCTGAAAGGGGAGCCTGAAACCGTAGCGGTCAAAAAGCAGGACGAGCGGCGACTGCTGATCGGCTATGGGGAAGGGGTTCTGGAACTGGACGGGCAGAATGACATCGTCTGGCATTACCAGCAGCCCGGCATTGAAACCGTCTACGATGCCTGGAAGCTGCCGAACGGGAATGTGCTGTTTGCGCACCGGTTCGGCGTGCGGGAAGTCAATCAGGCGAAAGAGACGGTGTGGGATTACAAAGTCCCTCCGATCAAAGGTAAGCAGGAGATCAATTCCTGTCAGCCGCTGGGTGATGGAAAGGTGCTGATTCTGGATTGCGGCAATCAGAAGTTGCTGGAAGTGGATCGGCAGCAGAATGTGACGTTATCAATCGATCTGCCCGATGGCGGCAAGAATGTTCATAACCGGTATATGCAGGCACGCAAGACGCCGCAGGGGACGTATCTGATTTCGTATCGTGACAACAAGGTGATTCTGGAATTGGATTCTAAAGGGAAAGAGGTCTGGCGGTATAAGTTGAATGAGAACGACCGTGCCTTTACGGCGATCCGGCTGGAAAACGGGAGGACGCTGATTCCCTGTATTACTTCATATCGAATCATCGAAGTCGATCCCGAAGGGAAGATTACCTGGGAGCTGGACAAGCGGGACGATCTCGGTTTCGAACTGTTGTATCCGGTAGGAGTGCAGGTGCGGAACAACGGGAATCTCGTGGTGATCAATTCCGATTATCATCATCGCAAAGGGATGGACAACGACGTGCAGGCGTTTGAAATCACCCGTGACAAACGCGTGCTCTGGAAGTTGATGAAAACAGACCTGGAAGAGGATGGCAAAGTCCCCGTGGTCGAACGCGGCACCAAAATGCCGTTGCATCATCTGCTGAGTATCCAGGTGCTGGGGGAACCGGCGGGGTTGAAGTAG
- a CDS encoding DUF1501 domain-containing protein, with amino-acid sequence MSRRTSEFCDGISRRSVIQAGLTGLMGLSLPEIRRLKAQAASTNGRAQDDTAIIFLELAGGPTQHETYDPKPNAPSDYRGPLNPISTSVPGVQFSEFMKEQAQVMDKLAVIRSIHHNSGSHRTSSHLTQTGYYLRDRQSNENEMPSIGCITSKVRGSNEQGIPAYVSLPRDMRFGRAAWLGKGYNPFITARDADRKNFEVPNLTLLRGLTSERLKDRKKLLKGFDATREIIDNNGVGDAMDQFTREAFEMVAGDAARNAFDISQEDEATRDRYGRNSFGQNILLARRLVEHGVTVASVRVTGPSWDDHRDLVKRMKQKAIPYDRAFAALVEDLHARGIDKKVMVVAMGEFGRTPKFNKNAGRDHWGRVMSVALAGGGIKTGQVIGASDAEGGTPIDAPYRPENVLAMLYRHLGIDPSTTFLDHSGRPRYILERRELISELI; translated from the coding sequence ATGTCTCGACGAACCTCTGAATTTTGTGATGGAATCTCGCGACGCTCAGTCATCCAGGCAGGTCTGACCGGCCTGATGGGGCTGTCTCTCCCTGAAATTCGGCGTCTCAAAGCCCAGGCTGCCTCGACGAACGGACGCGCGCAGGACGATACGGCGATCATCTTTCTGGAACTGGCGGGGGGACCGACGCAGCATGAGACTTACGATCCGAAACCCAATGCACCTTCTGATTATCGCGGTCCGTTGAATCCGATCAGCACCTCTGTCCCCGGCGTGCAGTTCAGTGAGTTCATGAAAGAGCAGGCACAGGTGATGGATAAGCTGGCGGTCATTCGCTCGATTCATCACAATTCGGGCAGCCATCGGACCAGCAGTCACCTGACGCAGACCGGGTATTATCTGCGTGATCGACAGAGTAACGAAAACGAAATGCCGAGCATCGGCTGTATTACCTCCAAGGTCCGCGGCAGTAACGAACAGGGAATTCCCGCGTATGTTTCACTGCCCCGCGATATGCGATTTGGTCGCGCCGCCTGGCTGGGGAAGGGGTATAACCCGTTCATTACCGCTCGCGATGCAGACCGGAAAAACTTTGAGGTGCCCAACCTGACGCTGTTACGCGGTCTGACTTCAGAACGTCTCAAAGACCGTAAGAAGTTGCTGAAGGGGTTTGACGCCACACGCGAGATCATCGACAACAATGGCGTGGGCGATGCCATGGATCAGTTCACCCGGGAAGCCTTCGAGATGGTGGCCGGCGATGCGGCGCGGAATGCCTTTGATATCTCCCAGGAAGATGAGGCGACGCGCGACCGATACGGCAGGAACTCCTTCGGCCAGAACATTCTGCTGGCCCGCCGCCTGGTGGAACACGGGGTGACCGTGGCATCGGTGCGGGTGACCGGCCCCAGCTGGGACGACCATCGTGATCTGGTCAAACGAATGAAGCAGAAAGCGATTCCCTACGACCGTGCCTTCGCGGCACTCGTGGAAGATCTGCACGCCCGCGGCATCGATAAAAAAGTGATGGTGGTGGCGATGGGCGAATTCGGTCGGACGCCGAAATTCAACAAGAACGCCGGCCGCGATCACTGGGGCCGTGTCATGAGCGTCGCTTTAGCGGGCGGCGGCATCAAAACCGGCCAGGTGATTGGTGCCTCCGACGCAGAGGGCGGGACGCCAATCGACGCGCCGTATCGCCCTGAGAATGTACTGGCGATGCTCTACCGCCACCTGGGCATCGATCCCTCAACCACGTTCCTGGATCACAGTGGCCGCCCGCGGTACATTCTGGAACGCCGAGAGTTGATCAGCGAGCTGATTTGA
- a CDS encoding WD40 repeat domain-containing protein, which produces MPQQHLTNVLNSGWFFRFAACLLLLSATRAAFAIEANKPQLTLADTIQQSQIPREQFYGEVKLLHSPFPIDIQFSDDGSVLFSLAETVRLWRSDTGAYLGSISGPEKFSKFAVFNKSRQMITLDRIGADDHGLYYGVPQNLPHLRVWDLTTGKCLAIRRLKIPVNAYKIRVSSLVSAQFQQMTYVILEYESDEERGLSLNYPLLLGFHGQTLTPAFRFEFDYYIESLNWDSRTRQLHIYAANSVAGFDPVSKEILWKKSLDQHNMQAIPDEVSGSISLPTNDQNGIDELRYKSAVQRWYIFNKTLPGREKIIWSKAANRACHIGGEFEEINLFNTKTRKRVAPVTGMVNALSTLSENRFASASDYHDVSVFQLETPDRIHRLFHTEVPENSCVAISRDATMLLTGTTSGKAYLWNLTQDQKRFKLTGVPKVVLCIAADTSQNKIAACDLNGDFWYWNLPVSSTEATETSRHLIAKQNKRPAKSRYPNDLSHAELTNSLCTFSPDGKLALCYQTLEFKDPPLFPVKEEDTFPSPGFQLVAKLNDERVYGEVIVTENTESQRILTPAIGRHDVLIQIKSTPDGRFALFVFSTGQITIIDLQTKTLESIIQTNDLEIVDVDFHSDQHTLLVASYRGAVTAWNTETFLKTGSLQLYDSRLNFLSSRVAKQGFDLILGTRDTGLIVKHGVFPAAERQGQKPPALYIPFNPDNQ; this is translated from the coding sequence ATGCCACAGCAGCACCTCACGAATGTTTTGAATTCCGGATGGTTCTTCCGATTTGCAGCCTGTCTGCTGCTGCTCAGCGCGACCCGCGCGGCATTTGCCATCGAAGCGAATAAACCACAACTTACCCTGGCCGATACGATTCAGCAGAGTCAGATTCCCCGTGAGCAGTTTTATGGTGAGGTTAAGTTACTGCACAGCCCTTTTCCAATTGATATTCAATTTTCTGACGATGGATCTGTTTTGTTCTCGTTAGCGGAAACAGTTCGTTTGTGGAGAAGTGATACGGGCGCGTATTTAGGAAGTATCTCGGGACCAGAAAAATTCAGTAAATTTGCAGTGTTTAACAAATCGCGCCAGATGATCACTCTTGATCGTATCGGTGCGGATGATCATGGATTGTACTATGGAGTACCGCAGAATTTGCCCCATCTGAGAGTTTGGGATCTCACCACAGGCAAGTGTCTGGCAATCCGTCGCCTGAAAATTCCGGTTAACGCCTATAAAATAAGAGTCTCCTCCCTGGTATCCGCTCAGTTTCAACAGATGACCTATGTCATCTTAGAGTACGAAAGCGATGAGGAAAGGGGACTTTCCTTAAACTATCCTCTTCTTTTAGGTTTTCACGGCCAAACTTTAACCCCAGCATTCAGGTTTGAATTTGACTACTATATTGAATCCCTGAACTGGGACTCGCGAACCAGACAGCTCCATATATATGCCGCCAATAGTGTGGCTGGTTTTGATCCTGTCTCTAAGGAAATCCTTTGGAAGAAAAGTTTAGATCAACACAATATGCAAGCCATACCTGACGAAGTATCAGGTAGCATCTCTCTGCCGACTAATGACCAGAATGGCATTGACGAATTACGCTACAAATCGGCGGTGCAACGCTGGTATATCTTTAATAAGACCTTGCCCGGTCGCGAGAAGATCATCTGGAGTAAGGCAGCAAATCGAGCCTGTCACATCGGTGGCGAATTTGAAGAAATCAACCTCTTTAATACCAAAACCCGGAAACGCGTTGCTCCCGTAACCGGTATGGTCAATGCCCTCAGCACCCTTTCTGAAAATAGATTTGCCTCTGCGTCTGACTATCATGATGTGTCCGTATTTCAATTGGAAACCCCTGATCGCATTCACCGTCTTTTTCACACAGAAGTTCCCGAGAATTCCTGTGTCGCGATTTCCAGAGATGCAACCATGTTGTTAACTGGTACTACTTCCGGTAAAGCATATCTATGGAACCTGACCCAAGACCAAAAACGGTTCAAGCTGACCGGCGTACCAAAAGTAGTCCTGTGTATCGCCGCAGACACTTCTCAAAATAAAATCGCTGCCTGTGATCTTAACGGTGATTTCTGGTACTGGAATCTCCCAGTTTCTTCCACAGAAGCTACGGAAACGTCGCGTCACTTAATCGCGAAGCAAAATAAGCGACCAGCTAAGTCACGCTATCCAAATGATCTGTCACACGCAGAATTAACGAATTCACTTTGTACATTCTCTCCTGATGGCAAGCTTGCTCTGTGTTATCAAACACTTGAATTTAAAGATCCTCCCCTGTTTCCGGTAAAAGAAGAAGACACTTTCCCATCACCAGGGTTCCAGTTAGTTGCAAAACTGAATGATGAACGAGTCTATGGAGAGGTTATTGTAACAGAAAACACAGAATCACAAAGAATCCTGACTCCAGCGATTGGCCGTCATGATGTATTAATTCAAATAAAAAGCACACCTGATGGGCGCTTTGCCCTGTTTGTATTCAGTACCGGTCAAATAACGATTATTGATTTGCAGACAAAAACTCTTGAATCCATTATTCAGACCAATGATCTGGAAATCGTCGATGTTGACTTTCACTCCGATCAGCACACTTTGCTGGTCGCTTCCTATCGTGGAGCAGTCACAGCCTGGAATACTGAAACATTTCTCAAAACAGGATCACTGCAACTTTATGATTCACGGCTCAATTTTTTGAGTTCGCGTGTTGCGAAACAGGGCTTTGATCTGATCCTGGGCACACGCGACACCGGCTTGATTGTCAAACACGGCGTCTTTCCAGCAGCGGAACGCCAAGGTCAGAAACCACCGGCACTTTACATCCCCTTTAATCCAGACAATCAATAA
- a CDS encoding WD40 repeat domain-containing protein: MRARNCNPLFVSALLNLSVASLLLLSTAHTVYAIDAKKPRPTLADTIQQSQIPREQFYGEVKLLHAPNPMDVQFSEDGSVLFSQAETIRLWRSDDGTYLGSIAGPARFRKFAQLNHSRWLVTVDDMEEENQTGWYYSMPQLIPCLRIWDVHTGECLAVRRLRVPINVERLWIKAIATSTDSTWVLFESRFNKEKAEQEQESFLDGYSGDYCFLAGFLGPELTPTCHLEFDELSNYRHLQYNSHNGKLLIYGETNLACFDPDSQKIIWSTSCHELDLKHNEIKGVINLEQPFQMELAESGKQRSFTPFIVQFESNPRYKVPVTGVDFSKLTLLNWGLIDPSNGKLLHHDMVMRETGPGNYKTPKTENLKFPGPKDANTLNAWIYDKQDHAIKAIDLVDAWTRDSSPVKDRTFTIKKSRGDALGERWNLDRDDMRNDVHAQTWSSTSGRMCIIRGYTPEIDLYDLATGNTIAQPSGTVNALSRFTSGKLAASLDWNDVSVFDFKAQGALERTFNTKVIQNSCLALSQDASLLLVGENSGNAGVWDLSQQSRTCALEGGTEKLFHIAVNATSNRIAALDWDGTLWHWQTSTTHTNPGEMQLLRAHSQKKPTRPEEYYNNEFAYRIPRSLCDLSANAALYLAFRAYGVAEEDNYGELSHGLPGKDLIARIYQGLGRYFFFEYTHGAVVELREGQPQKLLTPPVYHQSQLMQVRCTADGRFAMFVFDTGQILILNLKAGILESIIPTGLSEIMDVNYHPQQKTLLVACYRGTITAWNSDTFLQTGLLQLNDARLEHMSSQPAADGFDLVLGTWDTGLIVKQGVFKEKDQKPTRLPALPFPVKLPGH, translated from the coding sequence ATGCGTGCCCGAAACTGCAACCCCCTTTTTGTTTCTGCCCTGCTCAATCTGTCTGTTGCCAGTCTGCTCCTACTCAGCACAGCCCATACCGTTTACGCCATCGATGCGAAAAAGCCGCGTCCCACCCTGGCCGACACGATCCAGCAGAGCCAGATTCCCCGCGAACAGTTTTACGGCGAGGTGAAATTACTGCATGCACCGAACCCCATGGACGTCCAATTTTCAGAAGACGGATCCGTCCTGTTCTCCCAGGCAGAAACGATTCGCCTCTGGCGGAGCGACGATGGGACCTACCTGGGCAGCATCGCCGGTCCCGCCCGATTCCGCAAGTTCGCCCAGCTGAATCACTCCCGCTGGCTGGTCACCGTGGATGACATGGAGGAAGAAAACCAGACCGGCTGGTACTACAGCATGCCCCAGCTCATCCCCTGTCTCAGAATCTGGGATGTCCACACGGGAGAATGCCTGGCAGTCCGCCGCTTGCGGGTTCCCATCAATGTGGAACGGCTCTGGATAAAAGCGATTGCCACCTCCACCGATTCCACCTGGGTCCTGTTTGAATCTCGTTTCAACAAAGAAAAAGCTGAACAGGAACAGGAGAGTTTTCTGGATGGATACTCAGGAGACTACTGTTTTCTGGCAGGCTTCCTCGGCCCCGAACTGACTCCCACCTGCCATCTGGAATTCGATGAATTATCCAATTACCGTCACCTCCAATATAACTCGCACAACGGAAAACTTCTGATCTATGGAGAGACCAATTTAGCCTGCTTCGACCCGGACAGTCAGAAAATCATCTGGTCGACCAGTTGCCACGAACTGGATTTAAAACATAATGAAATCAAGGGAGTCATCAATCTGGAGCAACCGTTTCAAATGGAGCTGGCGGAGTCCGGTAAACAGAGAAGCTTTACCCCCTTCATCGTCCAGTTTGAATCGAATCCCCGGTATAAAGTGCCTGTGACGGGTGTTGACTTCTCAAAGCTCACCCTGCTCAACTGGGGACTGATCGATCCTTCCAACGGCAAGTTACTCCACCATGATATGGTAATGAGAGAAACGGGCCCGGGAAACTACAAAACGCCCAAAACTGAAAACCTCAAATTTCCAGGACCGAAGGATGCCAATACGTTAAATGCCTGGATCTATGATAAGCAGGACCATGCCATCAAGGCGATTGATCTGGTCGATGCCTGGACCAGAGACTCCAGCCCTGTAAAGGACCGCACATTTACCATTAAAAAATCACGCGGTGACGCACTGGGGGAGAGATGGAACCTGGACCGCGACGACATGCGAAATGATGTTCACGCGCAGACCTGGAGCAGCACTTCCGGGCGGATGTGCATCATTCGTGGTTATACTCCAGAGATCGACCTGTATGACCTCGCGACCGGAAACACGATCGCGCAGCCGTCAGGGACGGTCAACGCCCTCTCCAGATTCACCTCCGGTAAACTCGCAGCTTCACTGGACTGGAATGATGTCTCCGTATTCGATTTCAAAGCACAGGGAGCACTCGAGCGGACCTTCAATACCAAAGTAATCCAGAACTCCTGTCTGGCGCTCTCCCAGGATGCGTCCCTGCTACTCGTGGGAGAAAATTCGGGAAATGCAGGCGTCTGGGATCTGTCTCAACAAAGCAGAACCTGTGCACTGGAAGGGGGGACGGAAAAGCTGTTTCACATCGCAGTCAACGCTACCTCTAACAGAATCGCCGCCCTCGATTGGGACGGCACCCTCTGGCACTGGCAGACTTCGACAACGCATACGAACCCGGGGGAAATGCAACTGCTCCGTGCGCATTCACAGAAAAAACCAACACGCCCGGAAGAGTACTATAATAACGAATTCGCTTACCGCATTCCCCGCTCGTTATGCGACCTCTCAGCCAACGCTGCTCTCTACCTGGCGTTCAGAGCATATGGAGTCGCGGAAGAAGATAACTATGGTGAGCTCAGCCATGGGCTTCCCGGCAAGGATCTCATCGCCAGAATCTATCAAGGGCTAGGGCGTTATTTCTTTTTTGAGTACACACATGGTGCTGTGGTGGAACTGCGCGAAGGGCAACCGCAGAAACTATTAACCCCGCCCGTCTATCACCAAAGCCAGCTGATGCAGGTCAGATGCACCGCCGACGGTCGCTTTGCGATGTTCGTCTTCGATACCGGACAGATCCTGATCCTCAATCTCAAGGCGGGAATTTTGGAATCGATCATTCCTACCGGCCTGTCAGAAATCATGGATGTCAACTATCACCCGCAGCAAAAAACCCTGCTGGTTGCCTGCTACCGAGGAACCATCACCGCCTGGAATTCCGACACGTTCCTCCAGACAGGCCTCCTGCAACTGAATGACGCCAGGCTGGAACACATGTCCTCTCAACCGGCGGCAGACGGCTTCGACCTGGTCCTGGGCACCTGGGATACCGGCCTGATCGTCAAGCAGGGTGTCTTTAAGGAAAAAGATCAAAAACCAACACGCCTCCCGGCACTCCCGTTTCCTGTAAAACTTCCCGGTCATTGA
- a CDS encoding HAD family hydrolase, translating to MRIQPRLRLLTLVLVLTCCAFQLHAADPLPSWNESAAKQNIIQFVEKVTSEDSPDYVPPELRIATFDNDGTLWTEKPQYFQVFFAIDRVKALAPQHPEWKTEEPFASVLKGDYKTAFAGGEAAVLKLVVATHTGMTTTEFEKIVNEWSKTARHPKTGRLFTQMVYQPMLELLAYMRSKGFKTFIVSGGGIEFMRPWTERVYGIPPQQVVGSSVKTKFEMREDGPVLIRLPEINFIDDKAGKPVGINSHIGQRPIAAFGNSDGDIQMLEWATGASGARFALLVHHTDAKREYAYNVGAVQALKDASEKGWTVVNMKDDWKVIYPPLKK from the coding sequence ATGAGAATTCAGCCACGTCTTCGCTTACTGACCCTGGTCCTTGTTCTGACCTGCTGCGCGTTTCAGCTGCACGCCGCTGACCCGCTCCCCTCCTGGAATGAATCTGCCGCCAAACAGAACATCATCCAGTTCGTCGAAAAGGTAACGTCCGAGGATTCTCCCGATTACGTCCCTCCGGAACTCCGCATTGCCACCTTCGACAACGATGGCACCCTCTGGACCGAAAAACCGCAGTACTTCCAGGTCTTCTTTGCCATCGATCGGGTCAAAGCCCTCGCTCCCCAGCATCCGGAATGGAAAACAGAGGAACCCTTCGCTTCGGTCCTGAAAGGAGATTACAAAACCGCCTTCGCCGGGGGAGAAGCAGCCGTCCTGAAACTGGTTGTTGCCACGCACACCGGCATGACCACCACGGAATTTGAAAAGATCGTCAACGAGTGGAGCAAAACCGCCCGGCATCCGAAAACCGGACGCCTCTTCACCCAGATGGTTTATCAGCCCATGCTCGAACTGTTGGCCTACATGCGGTCTAAAGGCTTTAAAACATTCATCGTCTCGGGAGGTGGAATCGAATTCATGCGGCCCTGGACCGAACGTGTTTACGGCATCCCTCCCCAGCAGGTGGTCGGCAGCAGTGTCAAAACGAAATTTGAAATGCGTGAAGATGGTCCCGTGCTGATTCGTCTGCCGGAAATCAACTTCATCGACGACAAAGCCGGCAAACCGGTCGGCATTAATTCGCACATCGGTCAGCGTCCCATCGCCGCCTTCGGGAACTCCGACGGTGACATCCAGATGCTCGAATGGGCCACCGGCGCATCCGGTGCCCGCTTCGCCCTGCTCGTGCACCACACCGATGCCAAACGCGAATACGCCTACAATGTCGGCGCCGTGCAGGCTCTCAAAGACGCGAGCGAAAAAGGCTGGACCGTCGTGAATATGAAGGACGACTGGAAAGTCATCTACCCGCCCCTCAAGAAATGA
- a CDS encoding arylsulfatase — MRLQMCQLRFLILSALAVTICLAIAVPAHAQQKKPNILLIVSDDTGYGDLGPYGGGVGRGMPTPNIDRMARAGMTFFSFYAQPSCTPGRAAMQTGRIPNRSGMTTVSFPGQGGGLPKAEWTLASILKQANYRTYFTGKWHLGEADHALPNAHGYDVMEHCFLYHLNAYTYGDPERFPDMDFKLRVMFNLVTKGSLSGKAGEAPRQDWKVVGDYIDTPEKGFVGVPYLDQYVEQSGLKFLEDAAQHPDQPFFINVNFMKVHQPNLPAPEFKHKSISKTKYADSIVELDTRIGSLMNKLKELGLEQDTLVFFTTDNGAWQDVYPDAGYTPFRGTKGTVREGGSRVPAIAVWPGKIKDGVRNHDILGGLDLMATFASLAGLELPEKDRAGEPICFDSYDMSPALFGTGKSKRNTWFYFTENELAPGAARVGNYKAVFNLRGDGGQATGGQAVDTNLGWKGPEKYVATVPQVFDLLQDPQERYDVFMNNFTERTWTLVTFNAAIRNLLQSYVDYPPRKMQSKIYHGPMTLTDFHKFKFIRDALKEEGMKFSIPFGN; from the coding sequence ATGAGACTTCAAATGTGCCAGTTACGCTTCCTGATTCTATCGGCGCTGGCAGTCACCATATGTCTGGCAATCGCCGTCCCCGCACACGCGCAGCAGAAAAAACCGAACATCCTGCTCATCGTCTCCGACGACACCGGCTACGGTGACCTGGGCCCCTACGGCGGTGGTGTCGGCCGCGGCATGCCCACTCCCAATATCGACCGCATGGCCCGCGCAGGTATGACCTTCTTCTCCTTCTACGCACAGCCCAGCTGTACCCCCGGTCGCGCCGCCATGCAGACCGGACGTATTCCTAATCGCAGCGGGATGACCACCGTCTCCTTCCCGGGACAGGGGGGCGGACTCCCCAAAGCAGAATGGACGCTCGCCTCGATCCTCAAACAGGCCAACTACCGCACCTACTTCACCGGAAAATGGCACCTGGGAGAAGCCGACCACGCCCTGCCCAATGCCCACGGCTATGACGTGATGGAACACTGTTTCCTCTACCACCTCAACGCTTACACCTACGGCGATCCGGAGCGGTTTCCCGACATGGATTTCAAGCTGCGGGTGATGTTCAATCTCGTCACAAAAGGGTCCCTCTCAGGCAAAGCGGGAGAGGCTCCCAGACAGGACTGGAAAGTCGTCGGCGACTACATCGATACACCGGAAAAGGGATTCGTCGGCGTCCCCTATCTCGATCAGTACGTCGAACAGTCGGGCCTGAAGTTTCTGGAAGATGCAGCGCAACATCCCGATCAGCCCTTCTTCATCAACGTCAACTTCATGAAAGTCCACCAGCCCAACCTGCCGGCTCCCGAATTCAAACACAAATCGATCTCCAAAACCAAATACGCCGATTCCATTGTCGAACTCGACACACGCATCGGCAGCCTCATGAACAAACTCAAGGAACTCGGCCTGGAGCAGGACACGCTGGTCTTCTTCACCACCGACAACGGTGCCTGGCAGGACGTCTATCCGGACGCCGGCTACACACCGTTTCGCGGCACCAAAGGCACCGTCCGCGAAGGGGGCAGCCGGGTCCCCGCCATCGCGGTCTGGCCGGGTAAGATCAAGGACGGCGTCCGCAATCACGATATCCTCGGCGGCCTGGACCTGATGGCCACCTTCGCTTCCCTCGCCGGTCTGGAACTACCGGAAAAGGATCGTGCCGGCGAACCGATTTGCTTCGACAGCTACGACATGTCACCCGCCCTGTTCGGCACAGGCAAGTCCAAACGGAATACCTGGTTTTACTTCACGGAAAATGAACTCGCCCCGGGTGCCGCTCGTGTCGGCAATTATAAAGCCGTCTTCAATCTACGGGGGGATGGCGGACAGGCGACAGGCGGCCAGGCCGTCGATACCAACCTCGGCTGGAAAGGACCGGAAAAGTATGTCGCCACCGTTCCACAGGTCTTTGACCTGCTGCAGGACCCGCAGGAACGCTATGATGTCTTCATGAACAACTTCACGGAACGCACCTGGACCCTGGTGACCTTCAATGCCGCCATCCGGAACCTGTTGCAAAGTTATGTCGATTATCCGCCACGCAAAATGCAGAGCAAAATCTATCATGGACCAATGACCCTGACGGATTTCCACAAATTTAAATTCATCAGGGATGCCCTCAAAGAAGAAGGCATGAAATTTTCGATTCCTTTCGGCAACTGA